The window GGATAATTGGAATCAAGAAGGTGATCTAGAGGATTCTCAGGTGATCATTGAGAAGGATAGAAAGATTGATTTAGCAAGGGTAAATAGAGATTTTAAAAAAGTGCCGAATGCTAAATCAAGTCAATCTTCCATTGATGTGAAATTCAATTCAAAACAGTTTATTCCTGAACTTAATAAATTGTCTCCTCGGATTAGAGTTTTGACTATTCAAGATGAAAAACTTGAGAAATTATATGGAAGCCAAGTAAAATTAGGGGGTGGAAATTATGGAGCTTCATATTTTGAAGGCAATTTCTCTAGCAAAAGAAATAAAGATAAAAGCTATGGTTTAAATCTACTACATCAAAGCTTTGCTAATGGACCTATTGATGGAAGGAATTCAGGCTCCGGATATCAAAACATAAATCCATATGGAAAATTTATATTTCAAAATGCAGCTCTTTCAGCTGACGCATTTTATGAAAGAAATAATAACTATTTGTATGGTTATGATACAACCTTAGTAAATGAAGTAGATCGAGATAGTATTCAAAGAACCTATCATTCAATTGGAGCTAATATAAAACTAGAAGATCGAAATGATAATTCTAATTACCATTATAAGTTGGGCTTAAATACATATCAACTATTTTCTAATATTGAAAATTCAGAGTTTTCATTTAACTATGCCTTAGATAATAGTTATGATATTAATGAAGACATCTCTGCCTATTTCAATCTAAATGGATTTCTCTCTAACCTTAATTTCAATGCAATAGATTCTAGTCAAAATAGGAATTTAATTCGTTTCCAACCTGGCATCTATTATAATTGGAATGATTTGAGAATAAAGGCGGGAATTATTATTGCCTATGAAAACGACACATTAGAGAATTTGGGCAAGACACATCTTTTTCCAGATTTGAATGCTGAGTATACTGTGTTCGATAAATTAAGTTTATTTATTGGAATTAAAGGTGATATAAGAGCAAATCAATATAGAAGCTTCTTAAATGAAAATCCTTATTTAGACAATACCATTCCAGTATTTAATACTTTAATGCCTGTAAAATTCTATGGTGGAGTGAATGGTGCCATCAGTAATGTATTAGGCTATGAAGTAGGAGGAAGTATTGCATCTGTTCAATATAATTACGGTTTTACTGCTATTTTTGATGAATCGGAGGGTGAATTAAGATATGCTCCTAGATATTTTATAGATAAAAATACCGAAGCCAATGCTTACTTGGCATTATCTACCAATCTAGATAATTTGAATATAGATTTAAGAGGAGACTATTTCTATTATAATGTTGGCGATAATCAATTAATGCCATTTAGACCACAGTTTCAACTCAAGCTGAATTCAGATTATCTAATTGCTGACAAACTAAAAATAGGATTGAATGCACATTTACAAGGTGCTATGAACAATGAAAATATATTCTTAGAAGAAAATGCTAATTATTCCTTTAATATAGATGAAGCTATACCACCCATATATGATTTAGGAATAAAATTAGCATATCAATTGAGCAATAGAAGCCAGATTTTCTTACATGCTAATAACCTGATAGCCAACAAATATGAGTATTTCTTGGGTTATCCTAACCGTGGGTTCCAAGTTTTGGGAGGTTTCACATATTCATTTTAATGTTTTTAAAATCAATATTTGCCATTATATTTGATTTTTGTAATTAAATGTACTTATAAATAAGTATTGATTTTATTGAAAAATTATAGTTTATTGATAAAGTATTATGATTTTTTAATACTTTTAAGTTAGAGTAAACCTTAAATTACCAGAACATGGCCAAGAAGGACAAAAAAGACGAAGAGTATAAAGACGAAAACTTACATAATGGACCGGATCAAGATGATGAGGATTTCGGTTTGCCTGATTTAGATGATGAAAGCGATTCTGATCAATCTGATGACTTCAACACTACTGAGGATGATAAAGAGGTAGAAACTTCATTTGATACTTCAGAAACCTCAGAGACTTCTGATGAGCCTTTTTCCATGGAAGATTATGATCCAAATCCATTTGGAGACGATGATGATGAAACTCAAGAAGAACCAACTGCTACTGAAGAAGAAAAAAAGCCAGTAGCTTCTTATACTCCACCTAAAAAGCAATCAGCTGCTCCGATTATTATTACCTTATCAATTATTATAATTGCTGCAGTTGCTTTAGTATATTTTTTCTTCCTAAAAGAGCCTGAAAAAGAGCCAGTAGTAGAAGAGCCAGTTCAAGATACAACAACTTATGTGGTTGAAAAACCAGTTGAGCCTGAAGAACCAGAAGTTATTGAACCTGAAGAACCAGAAGTTGGAGTAGTGAATACACTAAATTCTAGAACAGGTCGTTCATATGTTGTTGTAGGAAGTTTCTTTGATGAAGATCTTGCGAAGGACTATGCAGAAGAACTTATAAAAGATGGAACGAATGCTTATATCATTCCTCCATTTGGAAAAAGTAAATTCAATAGAGTGGCTATTGAAGAAACTGAAAGTTTTGCTGCAGCTAGTACAAGAGCTACAGAATTATCAGGACAATTTAAAGAACAACCTTGGCCTTTGAAATATTGATAAAATAAAATATGACACTATTACAAGTTACTACCCTTGCAGATTCTGCAGCGGTAAACGCTCAAGAAAACAGCGTTAATTTGTTTGACTTACTTTTAAAAGGGGGATATGTTATGATTCCCCTTTTGTTATTATCGGCAGCGGCAATTGCAATTTTTGTTGAAAGAGTATTAACCATTAAGAAATCTTCCAAGACACCGACTGGCCTTCTAGATCAGGTAAAATCCTTGGTTTCTGATGGTAAGATTGATGAAGCAAAAATGCTATGCAGTCAAAATGAAACCCCCATAGCTAAAATGTTAGAGAAGGGAGTTTCTAGAATTGGTAGTCCTCTTAAAAACATTGAGGTGTCTATCGAAAATGTAGGAAAAGTAGAGATTTACAGATTAGAAAAGAATCTTTCTCTATTAGCTACAATATCAGGTGCGGCACCTATGATTGGTTTCCTAGGGACTGTTACGGGTATGATTCAAGCTTTTATAGCCATTGCACAGGAAGAAGGCTCAGTTAGTCCTAAATTATTATCTGAAGGGATTTATGAGGCCATGATCACAACGGCTGTAGGTCTTTCGGTGGGTATTATTGCTTATTTAGGATATAATTACTTAGTTACTCAAGTTCAGAAAGTAATCCATAAAATGGAATATACTTCGGTTGAGTTTATTGATTTATTACAAGAATCTAAATAAGTAAGGTGCTATGTCAATGAAATCAAGACATAATGTAGATCCAGCATTTAGCATGTCATCGATGACTGACATCATATTTTTGTTGCTTATATTTTTCATGCTTACTTCTTCTTTTATTACGCCTTCTGGTTTACCGGTTAATTTGCCTTCCAGTAAATCTACCAATATCGTAATGCAAAAAGTTAGCGTTACGATAACAGCAGATATGCTTTATTTCGTTAATGATAGGAGAGTTGCTGTTTCTGACCTAGAAACTGCTATTCAAAGAGAATTAAGAAATGCGGACGAAGGAGTTGTAGTTTTACATATCGACAAAACTGTTCCTACAGAATATCTAGTAAAAGTAGCAGGAATAGCAGCCTCATTAAAAGCAAAAGTATCAATTGCTGCACAACCGAATGAGTGATTATGTACATAGAGAAAAGAAAAATCGGATAATAGGAATATCCGTATCATTAGGGCTACACATATTGCTGCTCCTGCTATTCCTATGGGTAACCGCTTGGAAGGAGCCTTATCCACCTCTTCCAGAATATGGGATAGAATTAAATATAGGTATGGATAATACGGGATCAGGTGATGAACCCATTGCAAGTCAAGAAACGGAAGTGACTGAAGAAGAGCCTGTTGAAGAAGTACAGGAAAATACCGAAGAGTCAGTTGATGAAAGTGCTGAAACCGAAGAAGTGATTGATGAGAGTGAGAATACTACTGAAGATGTAGCAGAAGAAACTGTTGAAGAGGTAGTTAGTAATCAAGAATCACCTGTAAAGGTTGAAGAGAAGAAAGAAGAAAAAAAGCAGGAAAAAACTCAAAAAGAAGAAGTAGAAGAGAAGAAAGAAGAACCAAAAGCCAATCCTAATGCTTTATTTCCTGGTAATAATGATTCACAAGGAGAAACTACCAACAACAAAGGGGATCAAGGAAATTCTGACGGGCAAGTAGATGCTGAGGCTATGATGGGGCCTCAGGGTGGTGGAAATGGAAGCTCATTGGATATGGCCGGTTGGAAATGGGATTCTCCTCCCAGACCAAATGATACTTCACAGCAGAGTGGTAAAATTGTATTTGAGATTAGAGTAGACGGAAATGGAGAGGTCATTTCTGTACGGGCTATTGAGACTACTGTATCTGCTGAGGTGGTTAAAATTTACCAAGATGAAGTAGCTAAATTAAGTTTCAGCAGAACGTCAGGAGGTAGAACTGCTCCTCAATCTAAAGGAACCATTACATTTTTGATTCGATCTAATTAAATGATGACCTATCAAGAAGCAGAAGCTTTTTTATTCGAGCAATTACCCATGTTTCAGAGAGTAGGTAGTGCTGCTTATAAAAAAGACTTACACAACACAATTGAATTATTAAAATACTTAAATAATCCTCATGAAAAGACGAGGTATATTCATGTTGCAGGTACGAATGGTAAGGGGAGTACCTCATCATTTCTTGCATCGGCTTTAAAAGAAGCAGGCTATAAAACAGGCCTCTATACTTCTCCTCACCTTAAGAGCTTTACAGAACGAATGAGGATTAATGGATTACCAATTCCAGAATCTAGAGTTATTCAATATGTAGAAAAGTTTAAACCTATAATTGAATCATTAAAACCTTCATTTTTTGAATTAACAACTGCAATGGCATTCGATTACTTTGCTGAAGAAAAAGTGGATATTGCGGTGATTGAAGTGGGCATGGGAGGTAGATTAGATTGTACTAATATCATTAATCCAGAATTATCAATTATCACTCAAATTGGTTTAGACCACCAGCAATTTTTGGGTGATACTGTAGAGGAAATCACAAAAGAGAAAGCGGGTATAATAAAAGAAAAAACCCCTATTATTACTTCAGTGAATGAAAATGAACTTAGGTTAATTATTAAATCTATTGCTGATTCCAAAGGGGCTCCGTATAACGATGCTTCCAAATATTATGATATTTCTACAATAGAGGAGACGATCCCACATTGGAAATGTAGAGC is drawn from Marivirga arenosa and contains these coding sequences:
- a CDS encoding TonB-dependent receptor; translation: MTQRRINMLKYVLIVILSFPIAVLAQDNWNQEGDLEDSQVIIEKDRKIDLARVNRDFKKVPNAKSSQSSIDVKFNSKQFIPELNKLSPRIRVLTIQDEKLEKLYGSQVKLGGGNYGASYFEGNFSSKRNKDKSYGLNLLHQSFANGPIDGRNSGSGYQNINPYGKFIFQNAALSADAFYERNNNYLYGYDTTLVNEVDRDSIQRTYHSIGANIKLEDRNDNSNYHYKLGLNTYQLFSNIENSEFSFNYALDNSYDINEDISAYFNLNGFLSNLNFNAIDSSQNRNLIRFQPGIYYNWNDLRIKAGIIIAYENDTLENLGKTHLFPDLNAEYTVFDKLSLFIGIKGDIRANQYRSFLNENPYLDNTIPVFNTLMPVKFYGGVNGAISNVLGYEVGGSIASVQYNYGFTAIFDESEGELRYAPRYFIDKNTEANAYLALSTNLDNLNIDLRGDYFYYNVGDNQLMPFRPQFQLKLNSDYLIADKLKIGLNAHLQGAMNNENIFLEENANYSFNIDEAIPPIYDLGIKLAYQLSNRSQIFLHANNLIANKYEYFLGYPNRGFQVLGGFTYSF
- a CDS encoding SPOR domain-containing protein, producing the protein MAKKDKKDEEYKDENLHNGPDQDDEDFGLPDLDDESDSDQSDDFNTTEDDKEVETSFDTSETSETSDEPFSMEDYDPNPFGDDDDETQEEPTATEEEKKPVASYTPPKKQSAAPIIITLSIIIIAAVALVYFFFLKEPEKEPVVEEPVQDTTTYVVEKPVEPEEPEVIEPEEPEVGVVNTLNSRTGRSYVVVGSFFDEDLAKDYAEELIKDGTNAYIIPPFGKSKFNRVAIEETESFAAASTRATELSGQFKEQPWPLKY
- a CDS encoding MotA/TolQ/ExbB proton channel family protein, with amino-acid sequence MTLLQVTTLADSAAVNAQENSVNLFDLLLKGGYVMIPLLLLSAAAIAIFVERVLTIKKSSKTPTGLLDQVKSLVSDGKIDEAKMLCSQNETPIAKMLEKGVSRIGSPLKNIEVSIENVGKVEIYRLEKNLSLLATISGAAPMIGFLGTVTGMIQAFIAIAQEEGSVSPKLLSEGIYEAMITTAVGLSVGIIAYLGYNYLVTQVQKVIHKMEYTSVEFIDLLQESK
- a CDS encoding ExbD/TolR family protein yields the protein MSMKSRHNVDPAFSMSSMTDIIFLLLIFFMLTSSFITPSGLPVNLPSSKSTNIVMQKVSVTITADMLYFVNDRRVAVSDLETAIQRELRNADEGVVVLHIDKTVPTEYLVKVAGIAASLKAKVSIAAQPNE
- a CDS encoding bifunctional folylpolyglutamate synthase/dihydrofolate synthase; translated protein: MMTYQEAEAFLFEQLPMFQRVGSAAYKKDLHNTIELLKYLNNPHEKTRYIHVAGTNGKGSTSSFLASALKEAGYKTGLYTSPHLKSFTERMRINGLPIPESRVIQYVEKFKPIIESLKPSFFELTTAMAFDYFAEEKVDIAVIEVGMGGRLDCTNIINPELSIITQIGLDHQQFLGDTVEEITKEKAGIIKEKTPIITSVNENELRLIIKSIADSKGAPYNDASKYYDISTIEETIPHWKCRANSLKNDLSIDFELGMSASYQLQNLKSVFTAIDILNEQNYSISEQHIKDGLKNVIVNSGIKGRWQRISNDYNKAKIIADTGHNYAAFEHLIKMIDKEEKEKLHFVFASVNDKKLDEVLSILPKNACYYFTQAKIPRALEASILKNKASEYDLLGERYSSIEEAYEAAKKNASDKDLIFVGGSTFAVAEIPEL